A section of the Microbacterium forte genome encodes:
- a CDS encoding DnaJ C-terminal domain-containing protein: MASQDWFDKDFYKILGVSKDVSDADLKKTYRKLARKYHPDSNQGDEKAEAKFKEISEAYSVLSDPEQRKEYDEIRAMGSGARFTAGGAGAGGFEDVFSRFGQQGRGQQQSADFEDIFAMFNQGQGGPFGSGRFGQTSGGYRGFGGPQKGADVTARTTLDFATAVQGETISLQGDDGKPFKVKIPAGVADGQKIRLRGRGRPSPDGGENGDVVVQIAVRPHPVFTREGLNLRVVVPVTFTEAALGATIEVPTLSGDTVKLRVAPGTPSGRVLRVKGRGVATSKGTGDLLAELQIAVPSHLDEAAREALEKFQSLEPAENPRADLMAKARR; the protein is encoded by the coding sequence GACTGGTTCGACAAGGACTTCTACAAGATCCTCGGGGTCTCGAAGGACGTCAGCGACGCTGATCTCAAGAAGACCTACCGCAAGCTCGCTCGCAAGTACCACCCCGACTCCAATCAGGGTGACGAGAAGGCGGAGGCGAAGTTCAAAGAGATCAGCGAGGCATACTCGGTGCTCTCGGATCCCGAGCAGCGCAAGGAGTACGACGAGATCCGCGCCATGGGCTCGGGCGCACGCTTCACGGCGGGCGGTGCGGGAGCAGGCGGCTTCGAAGACGTCTTCAGCCGGTTCGGGCAGCAGGGGCGCGGGCAGCAGCAGTCCGCCGACTTCGAGGACATCTTCGCGATGTTCAACCAGGGTCAGGGCGGCCCGTTCGGCTCCGGTCGATTCGGCCAGACCTCCGGCGGATACCGCGGCTTCGGCGGGCCCCAGAAGGGCGCCGATGTCACGGCGCGCACCACGCTCGACTTCGCCACCGCCGTGCAGGGTGAGACCATCAGCCTGCAGGGGGACGACGGCAAGCCGTTCAAGGTGAAGATCCCCGCCGGTGTCGCCGACGGGCAGAAGATCAGACTCCGCGGACGTGGTCGTCCCTCGCCCGATGGCGGGGAGAACGGCGACGTCGTGGTGCAGATCGCGGTGCGACCGCATCCGGTGTTCACCCGCGAGGGGCTGAACCTGCGCGTGGTCGTGCCGGTGACCTTCACCGAGGCGGCACTCGGCGCGACGATCGAGGTTCCGACGCTCAGCGGCGACACGGTCAAGCTCCGTGTCGCACCTGGCACGCCGTCCGGACGCGTCCTGCGCGTCAAGGGTCGCGGCGTCGCCACTTCGAAGGGCACGGGCGACCTGCTCGCCGAGCTGCAGATCGCGGTGCCGTCGCACCTCGACGAGGCCGCTCGGGAGGCGCTGGAGAAGTTCCAGTCGCTGGAGCCGGCGGAGAACCCGCGTGCCGACCTCATGGCGAAGGCGCGGCGCTAG